The following proteins are encoded in a genomic region of Periophthalmus magnuspinnatus isolate fPerMag1 chromosome 23, fPerMag1.2.pri, whole genome shotgun sequence:
- the cdkn1d gene encoding cyclin-dependent kinase inhibitor 1D isoform X2, giving the protein MASPSASTSAASELPPLGGIEALRLKVGPVKRSLFGPVDHQQLQQDFQRILRMGVEVANKRWNFDFQGDKPGLGPNMEWEELSFQEVPGFYRSCTVRSAPSGAGIKRRFSSSSGEGSPASGSSSSSGEEYLEITTRECYRLESGKRRQAVITDFFKVKRNRLVHYKDATRQ; this is encoded by the exons ATGGCCTCTCCATCAGCTTCCACATCTGCAGCTTCAGAGCTGCCCCCTCTTGGAGGGATTGAGGCCCTGCGGCTGAAGGTGGGCCCCGTGAAGAGGAGCCTGTTTGGTCCGGTGGATCaccagcagctgcagcaggaCTTCCAGAGGATACTTCGGATGGGCGTGGAAGTGGCAAACAAGCGCTGGAATTTTGATTTCCAGGGGGACAAGCCCGGATTGGGCCCCAACATGGAGTGGGAGGAGCTGAGTTTCCAGGAGGTGCCTGGCTTTTACCGCAGTTGCACAGTCCGATCCGCTCCCTCCGGAGCAGGGATCAAACGGCggttctcttcctcctctggagAGGGCTCTCCAGCGTCTGGCAGCTCATCCTCTTCAGGAGAGGAGTACCTAGAGATCACCACCAGGGAGTGCTATAGGCTCGAGTCAGGCAAGCGCCGGCAGGCTGTTATCACAG ATTTCTTCAAAGTGAAGAGAAACAGACTCGTCCATTATAAAGACGCTACCCGACAGTAG
- the cdkn1d gene encoding cyclin-dependent kinase inhibitor 1D isoform X1 encodes MGDFTMASPSASTSAASELPPLGGIEALRLKVGPVKRSLFGPVDHQQLQQDFQRILRMGVEVANKRWNFDFQGDKPGLGPNMEWEELSFQEVPGFYRSCTVRSAPSGAGIKRRFSSSSGEGSPASGSSSSSGEEYLEITTRECYRLESGKRRQAVITDFFKVKRNRLVHYKDATRQ; translated from the exons ATGGG GGACTTTACCATGGCCTCTCCATCAGCTTCCACATCTGCAGCTTCAGAGCTGCCCCCTCTTGGAGGGATTGAGGCCCTGCGGCTGAAGGTGGGCCCCGTGAAGAGGAGCCTGTTTGGTCCGGTGGATCaccagcagctgcagcaggaCTTCCAGAGGATACTTCGGATGGGCGTGGAAGTGGCAAACAAGCGCTGGAATTTTGATTTCCAGGGGGACAAGCCCGGATTGGGCCCCAACATGGAGTGGGAGGAGCTGAGTTTCCAGGAGGTGCCTGGCTTTTACCGCAGTTGCACAGTCCGATCCGCTCCCTCCGGAGCAGGGATCAAACGGCggttctcttcctcctctggagAGGGCTCTCCAGCGTCTGGCAGCTCATCCTCTTCAGGAGAGGAGTACCTAGAGATCACCACCAGGGAGTGCTATAGGCTCGAGTCAGGCAAGCGCCGGCAGGCTGTTATCACAG ATTTCTTCAAAGTGAAGAGAAACAGACTCGTCCATTATAAAGACGCTACCCGACAGTAG